Proteins encoded together in one Ciconia boyciana chromosome 25, ASM3463844v1, whole genome shotgun sequence window:
- the GNRH1 gene encoding progonadoliberin-1, translated as MEKPKKIFVSVLLFVMLVEICLAQHWSYGLQPGGKRNAENLVESFQETANEMEKLGGVQETECPGSYQHSRFSDLKEAMESLIEGEARRKKI; from the exons ATGGAGAAGCCCAAGAAGATCTTTGTCAGTGTCCTCCTGTTTGTCATGCTTGTGGAAATCTGCTTGGCTCAACACTGGTCTTACGGCCTGCaaccaggaggaaaaaggaatgcTGAAAACCTGGTAGAATCATTTCAAGAG ACtgcaaatgaaatggaaaaattaggGGGAGTGCAGGAGACTGAATGCCCAGGCTCGTATCAGCATTCCAGGTTCAGTGATCTGAAGGAAGCCATG GAAAGTCTGATCGAAGGAGAAGCTAGACGAAAGAAGATTTAA